ACGAATTTGCCAATCGAGATAACCGCCGTAAAAAATCGTTAAGACAAGCACAGTGAAACTAAATTTCAGTAAAAAACCTTTAAAAGTGCGGTTATTTTTTGGCGTGTTTTTCGATGATTTTTTAGCGGAGTGTTGAGAAGTCATAGTGAGTTAAGCAATAAAATCAACATAAGATTGGAGAAAATGAATAAAATCTTGCGTACCGCAAAAAGCAAGGCTTTCTTCATCATAATAGTGGAAATCTTGTTCTAAAATTTCATCTGATTCAATGGCGAGATTGTTGGCGCGCACCATTACTTCATCAGCATTTAAAAATAACGTATATTCCGCACCGATTAAGATTTTTTCTTGATTTTCAATAAGTGATTTTGCAGAGGAAAGTGCGGTTAAAATCTTGTCTGAATTTGACCGCACTTCTGTATTGAACCAGTTAGCAAGGGCAATGTGTTCCATTGAACATTTTACGGATACATTGCCTTGATAATGTGTAAATTGGAAATCCATCTTAGATACTAAAGGATGAACCACAGCCACAAGTGCTGGTGGCATTTGGATTATTTACAGTAAAGCGTGAACCCTCTAAACCCTCAGTATAATCGACTGTACCGCCGATTAAATATTGTAAACTCATCGGGTCAATCACAAGTTGAACACCTGATTTTTCAATGGTTAAATCGCCGTCATTGACTTTTTCATCAAAGGTAAAACCATATTGGAAACCGCTGCACCCCCCCCCTGTGATATACACGCGTAATTTCAAATTAGTATTTTCTTCTTCGCTGATTAAACTTTTTACTTTATTTGCTGCTGCATCAGTAAATGTCAGTGGCACTGCAATATCATCTATCATAACTATTTCCTACTTTCCTAAAATTTCAATCCTGCCATTATCTAATAACCCTTTACTCCATTCAAGTGTAATCCAGTTTTTTCCTAGAAATCGTGCTATAATCTCGCAAAGTTTTTTTCAAAAAAGTGAGATAAAAATGGCTATTCCAATTAGAACTGAAAAAGAAATTGTAAAATTACGCGAGGCATGTAAATTGGCTTCCGATGTGCTTGTGATGATTGAACCTTACGTAAAAGCAGGCGTAACCACAGGCGAGCTTGATCGCATTTGTCACGAATATATGGTAAATGAACAAAAGGTTATTTCCGCCTGTTTGAATTATCACGGTTTCCCAAAGGCAACCTGTATTTCCATTAACGAAGTCGTTTGTCACGGTATTCCAAGTGACGATAAAGTGCTTAAAAATGGCGATATTGTGAATATTGATGTTACCGTAATTAAAGACGGTTATTTTGGCGATAACTCAAAAATGTATATCGTGGGCGGCGAAACGAATATTCGTAGTAAAAAGTTAGTGGAAGCCGCACAAGAGGCATTATATGTTGGGATACGCACTGTAAAACCCAATATTCGTTTAAATGAAATAGGTAAAGCCGTGCAAAAATATACGGAAAGCCAGACTTTCAGTGTTGTGCGTGAATATTGCGGACACGGCGTTGGTACAGAATTTCACTGCGAACCTCAAGTATTGCATTATTACGCAGATGATGGCGGTGTGATTTTAAAACCCGGAATGGTGTTTACCATTGAACCAATGATTAACGCAGGTAAAAAAGAAGTGCGTGTGATGGGAGATGGTTGGACAGTAAAAACCAAAGATCGTAGTCATTCAGCACAATATGAACATCAACTTGTTGTCACGGAAAGTGGTTGTGAAGTGATGACTATTCGTGATGAAGAAATTGCAGAAGGTCGAATTTCACGGATTATGATTAATATGTAATTGACATTAAATTGTAAGTAGGGGCGTAGATATACGCCCTTTTTGTTTTTCTTTATAATAAAGCCACTTCTAACCACTAAAGGGCAATCAAAATGCTGTTTTCTCCGACACTATCTTCTCCTTTAACGCCAAGTGCGGTCAAAATTGAGCGAGAAAATCTCAAGCAATTTGAGCTTGAGAATTTTTCTCGTTATTCCATTTTTGAGCTGATTGAAAATCGCAGTGATTTTTATGATGCCTTATTGATTCAACTTTGGCAGGAAATGGGATTAAGTGAACAACTGGGGATTTCTTTAATTACGGTGGGCGGTTATGGACGGCGTGAGATGTTTCCTTTGTCGGATTTAGATTTTTTAATTTTGGTC
The Haemophilus influenzae DNA segment above includes these coding regions:
- a CDS encoding YacL family protein — translated: MDFQFTHYQGNVSVKCSMEHIALANWFNTEVRSNSDKILTALSSAKSLIENQEKILIGAEYTLFLNADEVMVRANNLAIESDEILEQDFHYYDEESLAFCGTQDFIHFLQSYVDFIA
- the erpA gene encoding iron-sulfur cluster insertion protein ErpA codes for the protein MIDDIAVPLTFTDAAANKVKSLISEEENTNLKLRVYITGGGCSGFQYGFTFDEKVNDGDLTIEKSGVQLVIDPMSLQYLIGGTVDYTEGLEGSRFTVNNPNATSTCGCGSSFSI
- the map gene encoding type I methionyl aminopeptidase, coding for MAIPIRTEKEIVKLREACKLASDVLVMIEPYVKAGVTTGELDRICHEYMVNEQKVISACLNYHGFPKATCISINEVVCHGIPSDDKVLKNGDIVNIDVTVIKDGYFGDNSKMYIVGGETNIRSKKLVEAAQEALYVGIRTVKPNIRLNEIGKAVQKYTESQTFSVVREYCGHGVGTEFHCEPQVLHYYADDGGVILKPGMVFTIEPMINAGKKEVRVMGDGWTVKTKDRSHSAQYEHQLVVTESGCEVMTIRDEEIAEGRISRIMINM